From the Chloroflexota bacterium genome, the window TTTTTTATGCGCGGAATGTGTCCAATTGGAGTATAATGCGAACGTTGCAAGTGAAACATCGAATTTGCGAATGAGGAACGGAGATGGATTTCAAGACGCGACAAAAAATTTTGCGCCAGTTCACGTACGGTATGTATGCGGTTTCGGCGCAGCACAACGGCGCGAGCAACGCGTTTCTTGCGAACTGGCTCGCGCAATGTTCGTTCGATCCGCCGATGGTGATGATTTCGGTCGAGCGCGACGCACGCACGCTCGCGTTGATGCGCGGCGGCGGTTACTTTGTTGTGCATGTCCTAGCGACTGGACAACGCGAGTTTGCCGGGATGCTCGGTCGGTCGTCGCGCACCGTGCCGGACAAACTCAAAAATGTGCGCAGGCATCCAAGCGCGCTGACGGGTTGTCCGATTCTCGAAGAGACGCTGGGCTATGTCGAGTGTCGCATTGTCGGCGAATTGCCGGCGGGCGATTCGGTGATCGTTACCGGCCAAGTTCTGGACGCAGTGGTTTTGCACGAGGGCGA encodes:
- a CDS encoding flavin reductase yields the protein MDFKTRQKILRQFTYGMYAVSAQHNGASNAFLANWLAQCSFDPPMVMISVERDARTLALMRGGGYFVVHVLATGQREFAGMLGRSSRTVPDKLKNVRRHPSALTGCPILEETLGYVECRIVGELPAGDSVIVTGQVLDAVVLHEGDLPPLTMQETGFKHAG